A section of the Bacillus sp. HSf4 genome encodes:
- a CDS encoding malic enzyme-like NAD(P)-binding protein, with protein MSLKEKALHMHKVNQGKLESKSKVQVRNADDLSLAYSPGVAEPCKAIYDDNSKVYDYTMKGNMVAVVSDGTAVLGLGNIGPEAALPVMEGKAVLFKSFAGVDAFPICLNTSDVDKIVETVKLLEPTFGGVNLEDIAAPNCFVIEERLKKETKIPVFHDDQHGTAIVTVAGLVNALKLSGKSMSSVKVVANGAGAAGIAIIKLLYHFGVRDIIMCDTKGAIYEGRPNGMNAVKAEVAKYTNKNRIEGSLQDVIKDADVFIGVSVEGALTKEMVQSMADQPIIFAMANPNPEIMPSEAHEAGASVVGTGRSDFPNQVNNVLAFPGIFRGALDVRATHINEEMKIAAVEAIASLVSDEELKPEYVIPAPFDPRVAPAVAKAVAKAAMETGVARIDVDPEEVAEKTRKLAVIEEN; from the coding sequence ATGTCATTGAAAGAAAAAGCGCTGCATATGCACAAAGTAAACCAAGGTAAATTAGAATCAAAATCAAAAGTGCAGGTTCGAAATGCGGATGATTTAAGCCTTGCGTATTCTCCCGGTGTAGCGGAGCCATGCAAAGCCATTTATGATGACAACAGCAAAGTATATGATTATACAATGAAGGGAAACATGGTAGCAGTCGTATCAGACGGGACGGCTGTGCTCGGCCTCGGCAATATCGGCCCTGAAGCCGCCCTTCCCGTCATGGAAGGAAAGGCGGTGCTTTTCAAAAGCTTCGCTGGTGTGGACGCTTTCCCGATTTGTTTAAATACATCGGATGTGGATAAAATTGTTGAAACGGTCAAGCTGCTTGAGCCGACATTCGGCGGTGTCAACCTGGAAGATATTGCGGCTCCGAACTGCTTTGTCATTGAAGAACGCCTCAAAAAAGAAACGAAAATTCCGGTGTTCCACGATGATCAGCACGGTACCGCAATCGTTACTGTAGCAGGCCTTGTCAATGCCCTTAAGCTGTCAGGCAAATCGATGTCCTCCGTTAAAGTTGTGGCCAACGGAGCCGGTGCGGCCGGAATCGCCATTATCAAGCTGCTTTATCATTTTGGCGTTCGCGACATCATTATGTGCGATACAAAGGGCGCGATTTATGAAGGGCGTCCGAACGGCATGAACGCTGTAAAAGCCGAGGTTGCCAAGTACACAAATAAAAACCGAATAGAAGGATCGCTTCAAGACGTGATCAAGGATGCGGATGTTTTTATCGGTGTATCTGTAGAAGGAGCCCTGACAAAAGAAATGGTTCAAAGCATGGCGGATCAGCCGATCATTTTCGCCATGGCCAACCCAAATCCGGAAATTATGCCTAGCGAAGCGCATGAAGCCGGAGCAAGCGTCGTCGGCACAGGCCGCTCAGATTTCCCTAACCAGGTGAACAATGTCCTCGCATTCCCGGGCATTTTCCGCGGAGCGCTTGACGTACGCGCAACCCACATCAACGAAGAGATGAAAATCGCCGCTGTTGAAGCGATCGCATCGCTCGTCTCCGACGAAGAACTAAAACCTGAATACGTGATTCCGGCTCCATTTGATCCGAGGGTCGCCCCGGCCGTTGCCAAAGCTGTTGCCAAAGCCGCGATGGAGACAGGGGTGGCGAGGATCGATGTAGATCCTGAAGAAGTCGCTGAAAAAACAAGAAAACTGGCAGTGATCGAAGAAAACTAA